A single genomic interval of uncultured Desulfobacter sp. harbors:
- a CDS encoding 4Fe-4S dicluster domain-containing protein, giving the protein MKVMRKIIEIDEEKCDGCGNCVPGCAEGAIQIIDGKAKVVADKYCDGLGACLGDCPQGALKLIEREADAFDEEAVEEMLKAQKAQKLSVPMNGGGCPSARMKTFPMAGPGPAGVKEIVPGGPSALGHWPVQIRLVPAGAPFLRDADLLIAADCVPVAYPSFHADFLKGKAVMIGCPKFDDAQAYVDKLAEVFAGSGIKSITSVVMEVPCCAGMAGIIKKALEKAGVEIPFKEITISARGEILK; this is encoded by the coding sequence ATGAAAGTAATGCGTAAAATTATCGAAATCGACGAAGAAAAATGTGACGGCTGCGGCAACTGTGTTCCTGGCTGTGCCGAAGGCGCCATCCAGATCATTGACGGCAAGGCCAAGGTAGTGGCCGACAAATACTGCGACGGCCTGGGTGCCTGCTTGGGGGACTGTCCCCAGGGCGCATTAAAACTAATTGAGCGTGAAGCCGACGCGTTTGACGAGGAAGCGGTTGAAGAGATGCTCAAAGCGCAGAAGGCACAAAAGTTGTCCGTTCCTATGAACGGCGGGGGATGTCCCTCGGCCCGGATGAAGACCTTCCCCATGGCCGGTCCGGGACCGGCCGGTGTAAAAGAAATTGTCCCCGGCGGTCCCTCCGCCCTGGGCCACTGGCCCGTACAAATCCGCCTGGTGCCTGCCGGCGCTCCTTTTCTCAGGGATGCGGATCTGCTTATCGCCGCTGACTGCGTACCTGTGGCCTATCCATCATTTCATGCCGACTTCCTTAAAGGAAAGGCCGTGATGATCGGCTGTCCCAAATTTGACGATGCCCAGGCCTACGTGGACAAACTGGCTGAAGTTTTTGCCGGATCAGGCATTAAATCCATTACCTCAGTAGTCATGGAAGTGCCCTGCTGCGCCGGCATGGCCGGCATTATCAAAAAGGCTCTCGAGAAAGCCGGGGTAGAAATTCCTTTTAAAGAAATCACTATTTCCGCCAGGGGAGAAATCCTCAAGTGA